Proteins from one Acidobacteriota bacterium genomic window:
- a CDS encoding FAD-dependent oxidoreductase, with protein sequence MTTNTMMRLNVHVPDANYHQNLISCQVACPVHTDARGYVRAIADGRFEEAYLIARGPNPFASICGRICGAPCEIACRRGKIPKVNDDGMFVGQDRPIAIRALKRFACDHFGPEARPTSEVLDSIRNFIPPVAADAEEMAALLRSATNSSIEKGDSQKIAIIGAGPAGLSAARDLALLGFKPVVFEIEPVAAGMLAVGVPAYRLPRELIEKEIAVIEALGVEIRCGVKVGEDIAFAELREDFAAVIIAVGAKSSRGLGLTGEDGPGVVGGVDLLRAVSLGEDLDMGREIVVIGGGNVAYDVARSVVRQIAFDTARTAARLFETANVHLISLEGAEEMPADTIEIVEGDEEGIKRSNGWGPTEVVRDEKGRVTGVAFRKCLRVYDEDQNSHRSTMMMKKKLIPCDTVLLAVGQAPALSFLEDGGQDVERMRGDWLKVDPITLQTTAKGVFVAGDLAHGTRLLIDAVASGKAAARSVYQYLTGNALEHELVKTHVVLDRYRRERGYESIRRVEVPTIEPAERLKHPENVVEIGYSREEAMLEASRCLDCGVTPVFDGSRCVLCGGCADVCPTECLKLISLDKLEFDTEVDSMIGASLGEDADLTENSAILKDEDRCIRCALCAIRCPVDAISMERVTFSTNWSSL encoded by the coding sequence GTGACAACGAATACTATGATGCGGCTAAATGTTCACGTCCCCGACGCGAACTACCATCAAAACCTGATCTCGTGCCAAGTGGCGTGTCCCGTTCATACGGACGCACGCGGGTATGTTCGGGCAATCGCCGATGGAAGGTTTGAAGAAGCATACCTAATTGCCCGTGGTCCCAATCCCTTTGCCTCGATCTGCGGGCGCATCTGCGGAGCCCCTTGCGAGATCGCCTGTCGCCGCGGAAAAATCCCCAAAGTAAATGACGACGGCATGTTCGTCGGACAGGACCGGCCGATCGCAATTCGTGCGCTCAAGCGATTTGCATGTGACCACTTCGGGCCGGAGGCGAGACCGACGAGTGAAGTATTGGACTCGATCAGGAATTTTATCCCGCCCGTCGCCGCAGATGCTGAGGAGATGGCGGCTCTCTTAAGATCCGCGACCAACAGTTCGATCGAAAAAGGTGATAGCCAAAAGATCGCGATCATCGGAGCTGGCCCGGCGGGACTCTCCGCCGCTCGCGACCTGGCTCTACTGGGATTTAAGCCGGTCGTCTTTGAGATCGAGCCTGTTGCAGCCGGAATGCTCGCGGTCGGGGTTCCGGCGTATCGCTTGCCTCGTGAACTGATCGAAAAAGAAATTGCCGTTATCGAGGCACTCGGCGTTGAGATCAGGTGCGGAGTAAAAGTTGGTGAAGACATTGCTTTTGCCGAGCTCCGCGAGGATTTTGCGGCGGTAATCATAGCGGTCGGTGCCAAATCATCCCGCGGCCTTGGCTTGACTGGTGAGGATGGCCCGGGCGTTGTCGGAGGCGTCGATCTGCTTCGAGCTGTCTCACTTGGCGAAGACCTCGATATGGGCCGCGAGATCGTAGTCATCGGGGGTGGAAACGTTGCCTATGACGTCGCCAGGTCGGTCGTTCGCCAGATAGCTTTTGATACGGCACGTACGGCCGCGAGGCTTTTCGAGACTGCGAATGTACATCTGATCTCGCTTGAAGGTGCGGAAGAAATGCCCGCGGACACGATCGAGATCGTTGAGGGCGACGAAGAAGGGATTAAGCGAAGCAACGGCTGGGGACCGACGGAGGTAGTTCGCGACGAAAAAGGCAGAGTCACCGGCGTCGCGTTTCGCAAATGCTTGCGGGTCTACGACGAAGATCAAAATTCTCACCGCTCTACGATGATGATGAAAAAGAAATTAATTCCCTGCGACACCGTCCTTCTCGCTGTTGGCCAAGCACCAGCCCTTTCATTTTTGGAGGACGGCGGACAGGACGTTGAGCGAATGCGAGGCGACTGGCTCAAGGTTGACCCCATCACGCTGCAGACCACTGCAAAGGGCGTCTTTGTCGCCGGTGATCTCGCTCACGGAACGCGTTTGCTGATCGACGCCGTCGCGTCCGGCAAGGCAGCAGCGCGTTCCGTTTATCAATACCTGACCGGTAATGCTCTCGAGCATGAATTGGTCAAAACACATGTCGTTCTTGACCGATACCGGCGTGAACGCGGCTACGAATCGATCCGCCGCGTTGAGGTGCCAACGATCGAACCGGCCGAGCGGCTCAAGCATCCCGAAAACGTCGTTGAGATCGGCTACAGCCGTGAAGAGGCCATGCTCGAGGCGTCACGCTGCCTAGATTGTGGAGTAACGCCGGTGTTTGATGGCAGCCGGTGTGTGCTGTGTGGTGGCTGCGCGGACGTTTGCCCAACCGAATGTTTGAAGCTGATCTCGCTCGATAAGCTTGAGTTCGATACCGAGGTCGACTCGATGATAGGTGCCTCACTTGGAGAGGACGCAGATCTGACTGAGAACTCGGCGATCCTGAAAGACGAGGACCGCTGTATTCGCTGTGCTCTCTGCGCAATCCGCTGCCCGGTCGATGCCATCTCGATGGAACGAGTCACATTTTCAACAAATTGGAGTTCTTTATGA
- the moaA gene encoding GTP 3',8-cyclase MoaA, protein MLFDSFNRKIKDLRVSVTDRCNFRCFYCDPDPCTSNDPDLLTFDEIRSICEVFVSLGIEKIRLTGGEPMVRKGLGVLIAQLACLKPLGLQELAMITNGSSFANKAAELRSSGLNRITFSLDSLKPGTFRSITGSDKLSDVLDSIEAARSVGYPNIKVNAVIIRGRNDDEIVDLARFARRNSLTVRFIEFMPLDSGHIWDRKHLVSAAEIREKINSAFPIILINTSRRGETAWRYRFADGTGGEIGLIAPVTNAFCGECSRIRLTADGYIRTCLFSSEEYDVRGLLRSGGSRTEVADLIRFAVARKTFGHTIGSPTFEYSSRSMSSIGG, encoded by the coding sequence ATGTTGTTTGATTCCTTCAATCGAAAAATCAAGGATCTGCGCGTATCAGTGACGGATCGCTGTAATTTTCGATGTTTCTATTGCGATCCTGATCCTTGCACCTCAAATGATCCGGATCTTCTGACCTTCGACGAGATACGCTCTATCTGCGAGGTGTTCGTCTCCTTGGGTATTGAAAAGATACGACTGACCGGCGGCGAACCAATGGTCAGGAAGGGCCTTGGGGTACTTATAGCTCAACTTGCATGCCTTAAACCCCTTGGACTTCAAGAACTCGCGATGATCACGAACGGCAGTAGCTTCGCAAATAAAGCTGCCGAGCTACGATCAAGTGGTCTAAACCGGATAACCTTCTCGCTGGACAGTCTGAAACCAGGCACTTTTCGCTCAATTACGGGCTCCGACAAACTCTCTGACGTGCTCGACTCGATCGAGGCCGCACGATCTGTCGGTTATCCTAATATAAAGGTCAACGCTGTTATCATCCGGGGCCGAAACGACGATGAGATCGTCGACCTTGCTCGATTTGCAAGAAGAAACAGTTTAACCGTCAGATTCATCGAATTCATGCCCCTCGATAGCGGGCATATCTGGGATCGAAAACATCTCGTCTCAGCTGCCGAGATCCGGGAAAAAATAAACTCGGCCTTTCCAATAATCCTTATAAACACGTCTCGCAGAGGTGAGACAGCGTGGAGGTATCGCTTTGCTGACGGCACAGGCGGCGAGATCGGTCTGATCGCTCCCGTCACAAATGCCTTTTGCGGCGAATGTTCGCGAATTCGACTGACGGCCGATGGGTATATCAGAACGTGTCTGTTCTCGAGTGAAGAATATGATGTACGAGGTTTGCTTAGAAGCGGCGGATCGCGAACCGAAGTCGCCGACCTTATTCGTTTTGCTGTCGCAAGAAAAACATTCGGCCATACCATTGGGTCCCCTACATTCGAGTATTCCTCGCGTTCGATGAGTTCGATCGGCGGCTAA
- a CDS encoding c-type cytochrome: MSCRDGIRRADHVRSKVEAAHKPVVHSPTEIGCTTCHGGQGQATEKDDAHGNVHFWTEPMLPSKYAYASCGTCHTPLNVPNLPTLESARKTFERLDCYACHRLDGRGGTLRPGGNVTGMEGPDLSHVGLKGYNAEWYAAHLQKSQQATDPAWKTSFREVAEADRSALKIFLDTQMGAPKLIEAKAQFNSVGCAGCHTVGSFGGDAGVNLSLSGYKDPNQLNFTKVPGDHTLTNWVVQHFRSPASTVAGSQMPVLGLSDNQIDLLTLYTLSLRRRTLPDVYLPKDRVRAMRFGEREFAKDGETIFTAVCSSCHAADGRGTRFPGLVPNPSITSPEFLQLASDDFLFQTIRNGRPGRPMLPWGDRVNGFNDDELRSVIAYIRGLGGNVQALPDPRPEMGQWATGISERHFFASNCSGCHGKNAVGGDGPALANKAFLSSVSDTFLVEMIKRGRSETVMQGFANPSPIRRC; encoded by the coding sequence TTGTCATGTCGGGATGGCATCCGGCGAGCAGATCACGTCCGATCAAAGGTAGAAGCAGCCCACAAGCCAGTCGTCCATTCCCCGACCGAGATCGGCTGCACGACCTGTCATGGTGGACAGGGACAAGCAACTGAGAAAGACGATGCTCACGGTAATGTTCACTTCTGGACCGAGCCGATGCTGCCCTCGAAGTATGCCTACGCGAGTTGCGGAACCTGTCACACGCCGCTGAATGTTCCCAATCTGCCGACCCTCGAAAGTGCCCGCAAGACGTTTGAAAGGCTCGACTGTTACGCGTGTCATCGTCTCGACGGCCGCGGAGGCACGCTGCGTCCGGGCGGCAATGTGACGGGAATGGAAGGCCCCGACCTGTCACATGTCGGCCTGAAAGGCTACAACGCCGAATGGTATGCGGCTCACCTGCAAAAGTCTCAGCAGGCGACGGACCCGGCCTGGAAAACCTCATTTCGTGAGGTAGCCGAGGCAGACCGCTCGGCTCTGAAGATCTTTCTCGACACCCAAATGGGTGCGCCGAAACTGATCGAAGCAAAGGCGCAGTTCAATTCGGTCGGGTGCGCTGGTTGTCATACCGTCGGAAGTTTTGGCGGTGACGCGGGCGTCAATCTATCCCTCTCGGGTTACAAAGATCCGAATCAACTGAATTTCACTAAGGTTCCGGGCGATCACACTTTAACCAACTGGGTCGTCCAGCATTTCCGTTCACCTGCGTCCACGGTCGCGGGATCGCAGATGCCCGTACTTGGGTTGTCTGATAACCAGATCGACCTGCTGACGCTTTATACACTCTCGCTCCGACGGCGCACATTGCCTGATGTCTATCTTCCGAAGGATCGCGTGCGGGCAATGCGTTTCGGCGAACGCGAGTTTGCTAAGGATGGTGAGACCATTTTCACGGCGGTGTGTTCAAGTTGTCACGCGGCAGACGGACGTGGAACCCGGTTCCCGGGCCTTGTTCCGAATCCGTCGATAACGAGTCCGGAGTTCCTCCAGCTCGCCTCTGACGATTTTCTCTTCCAAACGATACGAAATGGGCGTCCGGGGCGTCCGATGCTTCCGTGGGGCGATCGTGTGAATGGATTTAATGATGATGAGCTGCGGTCTGTCATCGCGTACATTCGTGGGCTCGGAGGAAACGTTCAGGCACTGCCGGACCCCCGACCGGAGATGGGGCAATGGGCGACGGGAATCTCGGAGCGACACTTTTTTGCCTCAAATTGCTCAGGTTGTCACGGAAAGAACGCCGTCGGTGGCGACGGCCCGGCTTTGGCCAACAAGGCCTTTCTTTCTAGTGTTTCAGACACCTTTCTGGTCGAAATGATAAAACGCGGACGAAGCGAAACGGTGATGCAGGGATTTGCAAACCCATCGCCGATCAGACGCTGCTGA
- a CDS encoding twin-arginine translocation signal domain-containing protein, translating to MKKEISRREFMARITAAGFGALVASTTNAWGLEAITNQAAYPKSVDWERSIAT from the coding sequence ATGAAAAAAGAAATTTCTAGACGCGAATTTATGGCAAGGATCACTGCTGCCGGCTTTGGCGCTCTCGTCGCATCGACGACGAACGCCTGGGGACTTGAAGCCATAACAAATCAGGCCGCCTATCCGAAATCCGTGGATTGGGAAAGGTCTATCGCGAC
- a CDS encoding Rieske 2Fe-2S domain-containing protein translates to MTTHPSEKKSRFDPEPMPRRDFLGLAALGSMAAAFALSIFGMLKLPKAAVSASPAKKFNVALPDTHPEGEAFVPPGRNVAVFRDADGVFAISTVCTHLGCIVKTSAAGFDCPCHGSGFQKDGTVRKGPAPTPLPWLKVSKTELFLRSTRKQL, encoded by the coding sequence ATGACGACACATCCGAGTGAAAAGAAATCACGTTTTGATCCGGAACCGATGCCGCGGAGGGATTTTCTGGGGCTCGCCGCTCTGGGTTCGATGGCGGCGGCATTTGCACTCTCGATCTTCGGAATGCTGAAACTTCCAAAGGCAGCCGTGTCGGCTTCTCCAGCAAAGAAATTTAATGTGGCGTTACCGGACACCCATCCGGAGGGCGAAGCGTTCGTACCGCCGGGGCGAAACGTTGCGGTCTTTCGCGATGCTGATGGCGTATTTGCTATCTCGACCGTTTGCACGCATTTGGGATGCATCGTTAAGACGAGCGCCGCCGGGTTTGACTGTCCCTGCCACGGGTCGGGCTTTCAGAAAGATGGAACTGTAAGAAAAGGGCCTGCTCCGACACCGCTACCTTGGCTTAAGGTCTCAAAAACGGAGCTCTTCTTACGATCGACGAGGAAGCAACTGTAA